A genomic window from Salvia hispanica cultivar TCC Black 2014 chromosome 5, UniMelb_Shisp_WGS_1.0, whole genome shotgun sequence includes:
- the LOC125189658 gene encoding uncharacterized protein LOC125189658 produces MLAEKENISQEEVVVEDVVEEEEEPVEEVPPPKANTVIPAPPVEVKIPFPQRVQKKKLDDQFSRFLDIFRKVHIIIPLVEALQQMSSYAKFLKDVISKKRRWVEHETVNLTESCSAIIQKKLPAKMKDPRSFTISCIVGDSQVGKALCDLGASINLMTFSFFQKLKIGTLRPTTITLQMADRSVSYPRGIVEDILVTINDFIFPMYFVVLDMEEDRNVPLILGRPFLATGKAMIDVQKGELTLRLNDESVTFSIYNAMQRHDDEDAWRVEHCNMVEVVDDCALNSTEEVPRFRQKFLPLRDPNEEEKKEEKKEELKPLPSHLKYAFLGENATYPVIVSSSLTTNELDKLLRVLRKHRGAIGWSISDLKGISPTEDVIWPLQCPNHLSKVYDRYEETHLVLNWQKCHFMVRDGIVLGHKISAGGLEVDRAKIVAIEKFLPPSNEKAMRSFLGHAGFYRRFIKDFSRIARPLCHLLAKDVKFDFSPECLQAFETLKKTLVSAPVLTSPDWSQPFEIMCDASDVVVGSALGQETRFSG; encoded by the exons ATGCTTGCAGAGAAGGAGAATATCTCGCAAGAAGAGGTAGTTGTAGAAGATGTAgtggaagaagaggaagagccAGTGGAGGAAGTACCGCCTCCCAAGGCAAACACTGTGATACCTGCACCCCCAGTCGAAGTTAAAATTCCATTCCCACAGCGTGTGCAGAAGAAGAAGCTAGATGATCAGTTCTCTAGATTTCTTGACATTTTCAGAAAGGTACACATCATCATTCCGTTGGTAGAGGCATTGCAGCAAATGTCTAGCTACGCCAAATTTCTGAAAGATGTTATCTCCAAGAAGAGGAGATGGGTGGAGCACGAGACCGTCAACTTGACGGAGAGCTGTAGTGCCATTATCCAAAAGAAATTGCCCGCTAAGATGAAAGATCCTAGAAGCTTCACTATATCGTGCATAGTGGGGGATAGCCAAGTGGGCAAGGCACTGTGTGACTTGGGAGCGAGCATTAATCTTATGACGTTCTCGTTCTTTCAAAAGCTGAAGATTGGGACACTGAGGCCCACCACCATCACACTCCAGATGGCCGACCGATCTGTGTCGTATCCGAGGGGGATTGTTGAAGATATACTCGTCACAATCAATGACTTCATCTTCCCTATGTACTTTGTGGTGCTTGATATGGAGGAAGACCGGAATGTTCCTCTTATACTGGGAAGACCTTTCCTAGCTACAGGGAAGGCAATGATCGATGTGCAGAAGGGAGAGCTCACACTCCGACTTAATGATGAAAGCGTCACATTCTCCATCTATAATGCAATGCAGAGGCACGATGATGAAGATGCATGGAGAGTGGAGCACTGCAACATGGTTGAAGTAGTCGATGACT GTGCTCTTAATTCAACGGAGGAGGTCCCTAGGTTTCGACAGAAATTCTTACCGTTGAGGGATCCGAATGAAGAGGAGAAGAAGGAGGAAAAGAAAGAGGAGTTGAAGCCGTTGCCGTCACACCTTAAGTATGCATTTCTCGGGGAGAATGCTACTTACCCGGTAATTGTATCATCTTCACTCACGACTAATGAACTTGATAAATTGCTTAGAGTGCTTAGGAAGCATAGGGGTGCAATTGGGTGGTCTATCTCAGACCTTAAGGGGATAAGTCCTACG GAGGATGTCATTTGGCCTTTGCAATGCCCCAACCACCTTTCAAAGGTGTATGAT AGATATGAAGAGACACACTTGGTGCTCAACTGGCAGAAGTGTCATTTTATGGTGAGAGATGGCATTGTGCTTGGGCACAAAATATCTGCAGGAGGACTTGAGGTGGACAGGGCCAAGATAGTGGCGATTGAGAAATTTCTACCACCATCCAATGAGAAGGCTATGAGGAGTTTCCTTGGTCACGCCGGGTTTTACAGGCGGTTTATTAAGGATTTCTCTAGAATTGCTAGGCCTTTATGCCATTTACTCGCTAAGGatgttaaatttgatttttccccTGAATGTTTGCAGGCATTCGAGACTTTGAAGAAGACGCTTGTGAGTGCACCCGTGCTTACCTCACCGGATTGGTCACAGCCGTTCGAGATCATGTGTGACGCAAGTGATGTGGTCGTGGGATCTGCTTTAGGACAAGAGACAAGATTTTCAGGGTGA